From a region of the Corallococcus coralloides DSM 2259 genome:
- a CDS encoding matrixin family metalloprotease — protein MRQHSWQAPDADEVRNDFETGPGRRVAAYLERFGYLPNGRRAATTQERDIERALADFQRLAGLEPTGKFDEKTAKAMARPRCGFPDANLEDFAVAATRWPADHQTISYRFDSFSADVTQEQAREVFLRAFGLWSDVTPLRFVEAAEAADIRIRWANGDHGDGSSFDGAGTVLAHAFFPPPNNGELAGDAHFDEDETWSVADPAPAGTFNLLCVAAHEIGHSLGLRHSDVPGALMQPFYGGQTVLGSDDVTGIQSLYGSRLPSWQELDNNPATRAIVADGNNLYQLHNNGRIWRFTGTPLTGWQELDNNPATRAIIADGNNLYQLHDNGRIWKFTGTPFTGWQELDNNPATRAIVADGNNLYQLHNNGKIWKFTGTPFTGWQELDNNPATRAIIADGNNLYQLHSNGRIWRFTGTPLTGWQELDNNPATRSIVADGNNLYQLHDNGRIWRFTGTPFSGWQELDNNPATRSIVAEGSNLYQLHDNGRIWKFTGTPFTGWQELDNNPATRAIVADGNDLYQLHDSGRIWKLL, from the coding sequence ATGAGGCAGCATTCCTGGCAGGCACCAGATGCGGATGAGGTGCGGAATGACTTTGAAACAGGTCCAGGACGGCGCGTTGCTGCGTACCTGGAGCGTTTCGGATACCTACCCAATGGCCGCCGCGCCGCCACCACTCAAGAGAGAGATATCGAGCGCGCGCTGGCCGACTTCCAGCGGCTGGCCGGCTTGGAGCCGACGGGGAAGTTTGACGAAAAGACAGCCAAAGCCATGGCGCGCCCGAGATGCGGCTTTCCGGACGCAAACCTGGAAGATTTTGCCGTCGCCGCCACGCGATGGCCGGCGGATCATCAGACCATATCATACCGGTTTGATTCCTTTAGCGCGGACGTGACTCAGGAGCAGGCTCGGGAAGTATTCCTCAGGGCTTTCGGCTTGTGGTCGGATGTCACGCCACTGCGGTTCGTTGAAGCAGCAGAAGCGGCTGACATCCGGATCCGTTGGGCCAACGGGGACCATGGGGACGGTTCGTCCTTCGATGGAGCGGGAACCGTGCTTGCCCACGCATTCTTCCCACCTCCCAATAACGGAGAGCTGGCGGGAGATGCGCATTTCGATGAGGACGAGACATGGAGCGTCGCAGATCCCGCACCCGCCGGCACCTTCAACCTCTTGTGCGTTGCCGCGCACGAAATCGGTCATTCCCTGGGGCTGAGACACTCCGACGTACCCGGGGCGCTGATGCAGCCTTTCTATGGAGGACAGACCGTCCTGGGCTCCGATGATGTTACCGGGATTCAGAGCCTCTATGGTTCCAGACTGCCTTCCTGGCAGGAGCTCGACAACAACCCCGCCACCCGCGCCATCGTCGCCGACGGCAACAACCTCTACCAACTCCACAACAACGGCAGAATCTGGAGATTCACCGGAACGCCGCTCACCGGCTGGCAGGAGCTCGACAACAACCCCGCCACCCGCGCCATCATCGCCGACGGCAACAACCTCTACCAACTCCACGACAATGGCAGGATCTGGAAATTCACCGGAACGCCATTCACCGGCTGGCAGGAGCTCGACAACAACCCCGCCACCCGTGCCATCGTCGCCGATGGCAACAACCTCTACCAGCTCCACAACAACGGCAAGATCTGGAAATTCACCGGAACGCCGTTCACCGGCTGGCAGGAGCTCGACAACAACCCCGCCACCCGCGCCATCATCGCTGACGGCAACAACCTCTACCAGCTCCACAGCAACGGCAGGATCTGGAGATTCACCGGAACGCCGCTCACCGGCTGGCAGGAGCTCGACAACAACCCCGCCACCCGCTCCATCGTCGCCGATGGCAACAACCTCTACCAGCTCCACGACAATGGCAGGATCTGGAGATTCACTGGAACGCCGTTCTCCGGCTGGCAGGAACTCGACAACAATCCCGCCACCCGCTCCATCGTCGCCGAGGGCAGCAACCTCTACCAACTCCACGACAACGGCAGGATCTGGAAATTCACCGGAACGCCGTTCACCGGCTGGCAGGAGCTCGACAACAACCCCGCCACCCGCGCCATCGTCGCCGACGGCAACGACCTCTACCAACTCCACGACAGCGGCAGGATCTGGAAGTTGCTGTGA
- a CDS encoding FKBP-type peptidyl-prolyl cis-trans isomerase, translated as MEPQSGHWAGSGLESSLEELKGRMLLMRVSPAVALEGIAVSLPPLNPPSLDGLILASPTQAPVTGINIHKRFLELRRESAQRRELLRGEGIAEGDDVLLDAMGIAQGRLIPFSTRSDWWTQVAPEPLLPGFFEALVGMKVGDVGEVTLTLPSDYPVEKLRDVPARFIVEVKAAQELLAPDEESAAFMALLGRGATIDDVMQRIGEELQDEGEAEVVREVRERVLEILVERSEVAVPADLVDEEIRRKWMAAERPVLLRRGLSSEELQNALDNWLREPYARGEASRRLQVALVLGAVAAHERIQPREQDMDMLCESLAGTTQLTRAELKRVLTVTPTLAQGVHDLLLHFATVDHIMSKVTLEVSA; from the coding sequence ATGGAACCGCAGAGTGGTCACTGGGCAGGAAGTGGGTTGGAGTCTTCCCTTGAAGAGTTGAAGGGGCGGATGCTGTTGATGCGCGTGTCGCCAGCCGTGGCGCTGGAGGGCATCGCTGTGTCACTTCCGCCGCTGAATCCACCTTCCCTGGACGGACTCATACTGGCCAGCCCCACCCAGGCTCCCGTCACTGGAATTAACATCCACAAGCGGTTTCTTGAGCTGCGACGTGAAAGCGCTCAGCGGCGGGAATTGCTGCGTGGAGAGGGCATCGCCGAAGGCGACGATGTTCTCCTCGACGCAATGGGCATTGCCCAGGGCCGCCTCATTCCATTCTCGACGCGTAGTGATTGGTGGACCCAGGTGGCGCCAGAGCCTCTGCTACCTGGATTCTTCGAGGCGTTGGTGGGAATGAAGGTGGGGGACGTGGGGGAAGTAACCTTGACGCTCCCGTCAGACTATCCCGTCGAGAAACTGCGCGATGTGCCGGCTCGGTTCATCGTAGAAGTGAAAGCGGCGCAAGAGTTGCTCGCGCCTGATGAGGAGTCTGCCGCGTTCATGGCTCTCTTGGGGCGTGGCGCCACAATTGATGACGTAATGCAGCGCATCGGAGAAGAACTCCAGGACGAGGGCGAGGCTGAGGTAGTTCGCGAGGTACGCGAGCGCGTGCTGGAAATCTTGGTCGAGCGTAGTGAGGTGGCGGTGCCTGCGGACCTGGTGGATGAGGAGATTCGCCGCAAATGGATGGCGGCCGAGCGTCCCGTGCTGTTGCGCAGAGGGCTCTCTTCGGAGGAACTTCAGAACGCACTTGATAACTGGCTAAGAGAACCATACGCGCGAGGTGAGGCGTCGCGACGGTTACAGGTCGCGCTCGTCCTGGGAGCTGTGGCGGCGCACGAGCGAATCCAACCCCGAGAGCAGGATATGGATATGCTGTGTGAGAGCCTGGCGGGCACGACTCAATTGACTCGGGCAGAGCTGAAGAGAGTGTTGACGGTAACGCCTACCCTGGCTCAGGGGGTGCATGATCTCCTTCTGCACTTCGCTACCGTGGACCACATCATGTCCAAGGTGACCCTTGAGGTCAGTGCGTGA
- a CDS encoding protein kinase domain-containing protein encodes MHSCPEEATLTDFLAGLLSEEHRTSVLAHLEGCTDCRWVLAAGNGTQVLAGAPTASTQAASQSLMPGDKLSRYVVRERIGLGAMGVVYAADDPELGRRVALKMLRPEGRQREELRQRLLREAQALARLAHPNVVTLYDVGTHGDSVFLAMELVEGTTLAEWMREPRPWKEVLRVFREAGKGLAAAHAAGLVHRDFKPANTLLSKEGRVFVTDFGIAGSIHHEEGAPLQEPDKAPVASMRHLTRTGQLLGTPAYMAPEIMEGQHADAHSDEFSFCVALHEALFGVRPFQGATLQELAQAARQGTLSPPKRVVKVPARVRRAVLRGLSANPEERFPSMESLLAALAPRPIRWLARMTATAAVAGVLGTLAAYGLTRHEGSHCEQEVEKLTVAWSPARRERIRTAFLSTGATYAAPAWEQLASTLDAYAAQWRALRTEACIAADSDTEDLAWQTAACLDARLWQFAAVTEVLEKADALTVQNAHPLTTSLEGLAGCRDAPGLSARPQPPENLRARVEAARHELAQARAHLLSHRFTEGLSVTTALIEELKGLDYKPLRAEVLLAHAVFLGGLNKPKEAEAFLYQAMWAGEAARDDETVARAWLELIWVVGEEQSRTDEAEKLILHARAAVERLGRERFPDITTDLHTRLSSLREAHGQLAEAEQEALQGLEFSRRRNGPDSLRTPNLLHQLGRIRYGQGRYEESLKLHREALALRERLLGPDNPALVTSYNRVATASLEVGRHAEAVEAWRRALALQEASSSPETTPMGTVLLNLAGVSRLEGRLEVARSQVERARAIFERGRGPNHITVIFALTEQAVLAREAGQGAEALAFATEALERVQRSLGADSPRAALPLTVRGQVHLKAGRYPEARRDLLDALKRLEGNSGPEGGKTVSVLLLLAELSLETGAPEEALAYCGRARTLTEKADGAESQDGANALTCAGKAHLALGAAAQATPLLERARRIQTRWGTPGDAEAAGRTSFLLARALLETRPAPDRTRALELAEEARTRLESVGVRGRPELQRVLAWQQREAKR; translated from the coding sequence ATGCATTCATGTCCAGAGGAAGCGACGCTGACGGACTTTCTCGCGGGGCTGCTCTCTGAAGAGCACCGGACCTCTGTCCTGGCGCATCTGGAAGGCTGTACGGACTGTCGTTGGGTCCTGGCGGCGGGGAATGGCACCCAGGTCCTGGCCGGCGCTCCGACGGCCTCCACGCAGGCGGCGTCCCAGTCACTGATGCCGGGCGACAAGCTCTCCCGGTACGTGGTGCGAGAGCGCATCGGCCTTGGCGCGATGGGCGTCGTGTACGCGGCGGATGACCCTGAACTGGGACGCCGGGTGGCCCTCAAGATGCTGCGCCCGGAGGGACGCCAACGCGAAGAGCTGCGGCAGCGGCTGCTGCGCGAGGCCCAGGCGCTCGCCCGGCTCGCTCATCCCAATGTCGTCACCCTCTACGATGTGGGCACCCACGGAGACAGCGTCTTCCTCGCCATGGAGTTGGTGGAGGGCACCACGCTGGCGGAGTGGATGCGGGAGCCGCGTCCCTGGAAGGAGGTGCTCCGGGTCTTCCGCGAAGCCGGCAAGGGACTCGCCGCCGCGCACGCCGCGGGACTGGTGCACCGTGACTTCAAGCCCGCCAACACCCTCCTGAGCAAGGAGGGCCGCGTCTTCGTGACGGACTTCGGCATCGCCGGCTCCATCCACCACGAAGAAGGCGCTCCGCTCCAGGAGCCCGACAAGGCCCCGGTCGCCTCCATGAGGCACCTCACGCGGACGGGCCAGCTCCTGGGCACGCCCGCCTACATGGCTCCGGAGATCATGGAGGGCCAGCACGCGGACGCGCACTCCGACGAGTTCAGCTTCTGCGTGGCACTCCACGAGGCCCTCTTTGGCGTGCGCCCCTTCCAGGGTGCGACGCTCCAGGAGCTGGCCCAGGCCGCGCGGCAAGGCACCCTCAGCCCCCCGAAGCGCGTGGTGAAGGTTCCAGCCCGCGTCCGGCGCGCGGTCCTCCGGGGGCTCAGCGCCAACCCCGAGGAGCGCTTCCCGTCCATGGAGTCCCTCCTGGCGGCCCTCGCTCCACGGCCCATCCGGTGGCTTGCGCGGATGACTGCCACGGCGGCCGTGGCCGGCGTGCTGGGCACCCTCGCGGCCTACGGGCTGACGCGCCACGAGGGGAGCCACTGCGAGCAGGAGGTGGAGAAGCTCACGGTGGCCTGGAGCCCCGCCCGGCGCGAGCGGATCCGCACGGCCTTCCTGTCCACGGGCGCGACCTACGCCGCGCCAGCCTGGGAGCAGCTCGCATCGACGCTGGACGCGTACGCCGCCCAGTGGCGGGCGCTTCGCACCGAGGCCTGCATCGCCGCGGACAGCGACACGGAGGACCTCGCCTGGCAGACGGCCGCGTGCCTCGACGCGCGGCTCTGGCAGTTCGCCGCCGTGACCGAGGTGCTGGAGAAGGCGGACGCGCTGACGGTGCAGAACGCGCACCCGCTGACGACCTCCCTCGAGGGGCTCGCCGGCTGCCGGGACGCGCCCGGCCTCTCCGCCCGGCCGCAACCGCCCGAGAACCTCCGGGCCCGGGTGGAGGCGGCACGGCACGAGCTGGCGCAGGCCCGCGCCCACCTCCTGTCACACCGGTTCACCGAGGGGCTCTCGGTGACGACAGCCCTCATCGAGGAGCTGAAGGGGCTCGACTACAAGCCGCTGCGGGCGGAGGTGCTCCTGGCCCACGCCGTGTTCCTCGGGGGCCTCAACAAACCCAAGGAAGCGGAGGCGTTCCTCTACCAGGCGATGTGGGCGGGCGAGGCCGCGCGTGACGACGAGACGGTGGCCCGGGCCTGGCTGGAGCTCATCTGGGTGGTGGGCGAGGAGCAGTCCCGCACCGACGAGGCGGAGAAGCTCATCCTGCACGCCCGGGCCGCCGTCGAGCGGCTGGGACGGGAGCGCTTCCCCGACATCACGACGGACCTGCACACGCGCCTTTCGTCGCTGCGAGAGGCACACGGACAGCTCGCCGAGGCGGAGCAGGAGGCGCTCCAGGGCCTGGAGTTCTCGCGCAGGAGGAATGGCCCGGACAGCCTGCGCACCCCCAACCTCCTCCACCAGCTGGGACGCATCCGCTACGGCCAGGGCCGCTATGAAGAGTCGCTGAAGCTCCACCGCGAGGCCCTGGCGCTGCGCGAGCGCCTGCTGGGCCCCGACAACCCGGCCCTCGTGACCTCCTACAACCGGGTCGCCACGGCATCGCTGGAGGTGGGCCGGCACGCGGAGGCCGTCGAAGCATGGCGCAGGGCCCTGGCCCTCCAGGAGGCGTCCTCCAGCCCGGAGACCACTCCGATGGGGACGGTGCTGCTGAACCTGGCCGGGGTCTCGCGCCTGGAAGGCCGGCTGGAGGTGGCACGCTCACAGGTCGAGCGGGCACGCGCCATCTTCGAGCGGGGCCGGGGCCCCAATCACATCACCGTCATCTTCGCGCTCACGGAGCAGGCGGTCCTCGCCCGTGAGGCGGGCCAGGGCGCCGAGGCGCTGGCCTTCGCCACGGAGGCCCTGGAGCGCGTCCAGCGTTCACTGGGCGCGGACTCGCCGCGCGCCGCCCTGCCGCTGACCGTCCGGGGGCAGGTGCACCTGAAGGCGGGCCGCTACCCCGAGGCGCGACGCGACCTGCTGGACGCGCTGAAGCGGCTGGAGGGGAACTCCGGCCCGGAGGGAGGGAAGACGGTGTCCGTGCTGCTGCTGCTGGCCGAGCTGTCCCTGGAGACAGGGGCCCCGGAGGAGGCGCTCGCGTACTGCGGGCGGGCACGGACCCTCACCGAAAAGGCCGATGGCGCGGAGTCCCAGGACGGTGCCAACGCGCTGACCTGTGCCGGCAAGGCGCATCTGGCACTGGGCGCCGCGGCGCAGGCTACACCGTTGCTCGAGCGCGCCCGTCGCATCCAGACCCGCTGGGGCACGCCCGGTGACGCGGAGGCGGCCGGGAGGACCTCCTTCCTGTTGGCCCGGGCGCTCCTCGAAACGCGCCCCGCTCCGGACCGGACGCGGGCGCTCGAACTGGCCGAAGAGGCCCGGACGCGGCTGGAGTCCGTGGGGGTCCGGGGCCGGCCGGAACTCCAGCGGGTGCTGGCCTGGCAACAGCGGGAGGCGAAGCGATGA
- a CDS encoding DNA-directed RNA polymerase sigma-70 factor codes for MSEQRTTGSLAALLREHLPREQRAELDAEEGLEALLNQHVDAARTRWTGPLTPLPEEAFSRHLARHLPLGRTAEVLRILHGADLYLACACSRGEPSALRAFEQDILRYIPARLGRVSPSMVDEVLQVLRERLLVGSGDTPPRIASYGGRGPLLTWVGIVAARIAGELVGRDARHELVAEPPEELARLLAPSDPEYALLREDARQLLVESLKKAVAVLPEQERTLLRLHHFHGFTMDRLTLMYGSSRSGIARRIAEAREQLLERVRMELTPRLKQDRLALESLLGLLSSRLDLSLQGLLD; via the coding sequence ATGAGCGAGCAACGGACGACAGGCTCCCTGGCGGCGTTGCTGCGGGAGCACCTGCCCCGGGAGCAGCGCGCGGAGCTGGACGCCGAGGAGGGGCTGGAGGCCCTGCTGAACCAACACGTCGACGCGGCGCGGACCCGGTGGACAGGGCCCCTGACGCCACTTCCGGAAGAGGCCTTCTCGCGGCACCTGGCCCGCCACCTGCCCCTGGGAAGGACCGCGGAGGTGTTGCGCATCCTCCACGGCGCCGACCTGTACCTCGCGTGCGCCTGCTCCAGAGGGGAGCCCTCGGCCCTCCGGGCCTTCGAGCAGGACATCCTCCGGTACATTCCCGCCCGGCTCGGGAGGGTGTCGCCGAGCATGGTGGACGAAGTGCTTCAGGTGCTGCGCGAGCGGTTGCTGGTGGGCAGCGGCGACACGCCCCCGCGGATCGCGAGCTATGGGGGACGAGGGCCCCTGCTGACCTGGGTGGGCATCGTCGCCGCGCGCATCGCCGGGGAGCTGGTGGGCCGGGACGCGCGCCATGAGCTCGTCGCGGAGCCTCCCGAGGAGCTCGCGCGGCTCCTGGCCCCGAGCGACCCCGAGTACGCGCTGCTGCGCGAAGACGCGCGCCAACTCCTCGTCGAGTCGCTCAAGAAAGCGGTGGCGGTGCTCCCCGAACAGGAGCGGACCCTGCTGCGCCTGCACCACTTTCATGGGTTCACGATGGACCGGCTGACGCTCATGTATGGCAGCTCGCGCTCCGGCATCGCGCGCAGGATCGCGGAGGCCCGCGAGCAGTTGCTCGAGCGCGTTCGCATGGAACTCACGCCCCGGCTGAAGCAGGACCGGCTCGCACTGGAGAGCCTGTTGGGACTGCTCAGCAGCCGGCTGGATCTCAGCCTCCAGGGCTTGCTGGACTGA
- a CDS encoding Kelch repeat-containing protein codes for MKPLLRSTALGMLLLGVQTTACLDVDGVVDQFCLDNPRICKDGDGGSDAGPDGNDIQDAGGPDGGDAGQDGEDAGQDAGPDGGIPDDEREPPGWKSVDPMRVRRTGHTATALGDGRVLVVGGSSTGDLSAVSPTNTTELYTLASNSWSPGRNLGTARMNHTATLLLNGKVLVVGGRGPTGGALDSAEIYDVGANQWTAVSPIPGGARATHAAVLLPSGKVLVTGGGFSGDDGLNTSELYDPASNSWTKAGDLNVNRNMLTLTLLDGGVALAIGGFHRNGAETTAEVYDSNSPDGGWRLLSQRMGRGRNGHASTLLPSGQVLVTGSLEGSPGTVLPSVDLFEPGSASWTSQANMGEARFLHTATALPSGEVLVTGGYATPYAKPRASAEILRRDGGWEPIAPMSSARTAHTATWLESGSVLIIGGTDGGVALNTAERYVP; via the coding sequence ATGAAGCCCCTGCTCCGCTCGACAGCCCTTGGCATGCTGCTGCTCGGCGTGCAGACCACTGCGTGTCTCGACGTCGACGGCGTGGTGGACCAGTTCTGCCTCGACAATCCTCGCATCTGCAAGGATGGCGATGGCGGGTCGGATGCGGGGCCTGACGGCAATGACATCCAGGATGCAGGTGGACCGGACGGCGGGGACGCGGGGCAGGACGGCGAGGACGCGGGGCAGGATGCAGGACCTGACGGGGGCATTCCCGATGACGAGCGCGAACCCCCGGGATGGAAATCCGTGGACCCGATGCGTGTGCGGCGCACAGGCCATACGGCCACCGCGCTGGGAGACGGCAGGGTGCTTGTTGTTGGAGGAAGCAGCACGGGCGACCTCTCGGCGGTCAGCCCGACGAACACGACGGAGCTCTACACCCTCGCATCAAACAGCTGGAGCCCCGGGCGGAACCTGGGGACGGCTCGCATGAATCACACCGCCACCCTGTTACTGAATGGCAAGGTATTGGTGGTCGGTGGCAGAGGCCCCACGGGTGGCGCGCTGGACAGTGCTGAAATCTACGACGTGGGTGCGAATCAATGGACGGCAGTCAGTCCCATCCCCGGCGGAGCACGTGCCACCCATGCCGCCGTCTTGCTGCCCTCGGGGAAGGTGCTGGTGACGGGTGGCGGATTCTCGGGGGACGATGGGCTGAACACCTCCGAACTTTATGACCCGGCCAGCAACTCCTGGACGAAGGCGGGAGACCTGAACGTCAACCGCAACATGCTGACACTCACCCTGCTGGACGGTGGCGTGGCGTTGGCCATCGGTGGGTTCCATCGCAACGGAGCGGAGACGACCGCCGAGGTCTACGACTCGAACTCACCGGATGGAGGATGGCGACTCCTTTCGCAGCGGATGGGCCGTGGGCGCAACGGGCACGCCTCGACGCTGCTGCCCTCTGGACAGGTCCTGGTCACCGGCTCCCTCGAGGGTTCACCTGGAACGGTCCTCCCGTCAGTGGACCTCTTCGAACCCGGCAGCGCTTCGTGGACGTCCCAGGCCAACATGGGGGAAGCCCGCTTCCTCCACACGGCTACCGCTCTGCCCTCGGGAGAGGTGCTGGTGACAGGCGGGTATGCCACCCCCTACGCGAAGCCGCGTGCCTCCGCGGAGATACTCCGGCGGGATGGCGGCTGGGAGCCCATCGCCCCCATGTCATCGGCGCGCACCGCTCACACCGCGACGTGGCTGGAGTCGGGGAGTGTGCTCATCATCGGAGGCACCGACGGCGGCGTGGCGCTGAACACCGCCGAGCGGTACGTCCCCTGA
- a CDS encoding M28 family peptidase, which yields MPLRPLPFALLALSVSLSASAQAPTSPLGPISPTTGLVLRDDVVRALIQESSGDRIHDGVQRLSLIARDSVEGYAEAATWMKAAAEAAGLQDVRLEAMKDGPQWRATHGELWVAGPHRYRVTSHADLPMSLAMGSGSFEGTDLELVDVGMGTQDADYAGKDLKGKVVLTQGHPMPALRNAVVKLGAVGVVSSYSTPPWNAPHRMDGDFPDQVGWAGVPRSLMPQGMRTPFLFMVSNRRANELRAQLREGPVKVDVSVATQAPTGHLSIVSGVIPGKLAGEEVVLTAHLDHYKPGADDNASGSATLLELVRTYTTLIRKGVLPQPVRTLRVLWLPEFEGTREWFSHHGADPVRRVAQFNFDMLGASLTRAHSRFQVSYTPDWNGSFVNAVSESTVAFMNRFNGVAYPPRKDFRIGSVTGSQDPMDAHMERYSRGSDHQLFNDHGIPGVAYSTWPDDGYHTSGDRPENVDPTQLHRAAFASLAGVTVAAWAEGTGALELSRLVAVHGAKRVAEDEFRARRELAATPAAQVPGFARLARAGIRAGYQRERDALRSCLALGAPAEPVKTLVQALEAAESQALKRLEADGKARGVSLKEPSPGEAERKARAFVPRRVKGQELASFDELERHALPGAQARFDTVKAAMTAAATALREQGESELRFYQLADALASYADGKRSVADIRDAAHAEYGYVFPVEAMLDLFGLLEQGGIMTRGR from the coding sequence ATGCCCCTCCGCCCGTTGCCCTTCGCCCTCCTCGCGCTGTCTGTCTCACTCAGCGCCTCCGCCCAGGCCCCCACGTCCCCGCTGGGGCCCATCTCCCCCACCACCGGGCTGGTGCTTCGGGATGACGTGGTGCGTGCGCTCATCCAGGAGAGCTCGGGCGACCGGATCCATGACGGCGTACAGCGGCTGTCCCTCATCGCGCGGGACAGCGTGGAGGGCTACGCGGAGGCAGCCACCTGGATGAAGGCCGCCGCCGAGGCCGCGGGGCTCCAGGACGTCCGGTTGGAGGCGATGAAGGACGGCCCCCAGTGGCGGGCCACGCATGGCGAGCTGTGGGTGGCCGGTCCCCACCGGTACCGGGTGACGTCCCACGCCGACCTGCCCATGTCCCTGGCGATGGGCAGCGGCAGCTTCGAGGGCACGGACCTGGAGCTGGTCGACGTGGGCATGGGCACCCAGGACGCCGATTACGCAGGCAAGGACCTGAAGGGCAAGGTCGTGCTCACCCAGGGGCACCCCATGCCCGCGCTGCGCAACGCCGTGGTGAAGCTGGGCGCCGTGGGCGTGGTGTCGTCCTATTCGACGCCGCCCTGGAACGCGCCCCACCGCATGGACGGCGACTTCCCGGATCAGGTGGGCTGGGCCGGCGTCCCACGGAGCCTGATGCCGCAGGGCATGCGGACGCCCTTCCTCTTCATGGTGTCGAACCGGCGGGCGAACGAGCTGCGCGCCCAGCTGCGGGAGGGCCCGGTGAAGGTGGACGTGAGCGTCGCCACGCAAGCGCCCACGGGGCATCTCAGCATCGTCAGCGGCGTCATCCCCGGGAAGCTCGCGGGAGAGGAGGTCGTCCTCACCGCCCACCTGGACCACTACAAGCCCGGCGCCGACGACAACGCCTCCGGCTCCGCCACGCTGCTGGAGCTGGTGCGCACGTACACCACGCTCATCCGCAAGGGCGTGCTGCCCCAGCCCGTGCGCACCCTGCGCGTGCTGTGGCTGCCGGAGTTCGAGGGCACCCGCGAGTGGTTCTCCCACCACGGCGCGGATCCGGTGCGGCGGGTGGCGCAGTTCAACTTCGACATGCTCGGCGCCAGCCTGACCCGCGCCCACTCGCGCTTCCAGGTCTCCTACACGCCGGACTGGAATGGCAGCTTCGTGAACGCCGTGTCCGAGTCCACGGTGGCCTTCATGAACCGCTTCAACGGGGTGGCCTACCCGCCGAGGAAGGACTTCCGCATCGGGTCGGTCACCGGCTCGCAGGATCCGATGGATGCGCACATGGAGCGCTACAGCCGGGGTTCGGATCACCAGCTCTTCAACGACCACGGCATCCCCGGCGTCGCCTACTCCACGTGGCCCGATGACGGCTACCACACCAGCGGCGACCGGCCGGAGAACGTGGACCCCACCCAGCTGCACCGCGCCGCCTTCGCGAGCCTGGCCGGCGTCACCGTCGCCGCGTGGGCCGAAGGCACGGGCGCCCTGGAGCTGTCGCGCCTGGTGGCGGTGCACGGCGCGAAGCGCGTGGCCGAGGACGAGTTCCGGGCCCGCCGCGAGCTGGCCGCGACGCCCGCCGCGCAGGTGCCCGGCTTCGCCCGGCTGGCCCGCGCCGGAATTCGCGCGGGCTACCAGCGCGAACGCGACGCCCTGCGCTCCTGCCTGGCCCTGGGCGCGCCCGCCGAGCCGGTGAAGACGCTGGTCCAGGCGCTGGAGGCCGCCGAGTCCCAGGCCCTGAAGCGCCTGGAAGCGGACGGGAAGGCGCGCGGGGTGTCCCTGAAGGAGCCCTCACCGGGCGAAGCCGAGCGCAAGGCGCGCGCCTTCGTTCCGCGTCGCGTGAAGGGCCAGGAGCTCGCGTCGTTCGACGAGTTGGAGCGCCACGCGCTTCCCGGCGCCCAGGCCCGGTTCGACACGGTGAAGGCCGCCATGACCGCCGCGGCCACGGCCCTGCGCGAGCAGGGGGAGAGCGAGCTGCGCTTCTACCAACTGGCGGATGCGCTCGCGAGCTACGCCGACGGCAAGCGCTCCGTGGCGGACATCCGAGACGCGGCCCATGCCGAGTACGGATATGTCTTTCCCGTGGAGGCAATGCTGGACCTGTTCGGGCTGCTGGAGCAGGGCGGCATCATGACGCGCGGACGCTGA